The Enterobacter kobei genome has a segment encoding these proteins:
- the msrB gene encoding peptide-methionine (R)-S-oxide reductase MsrB, translating into MKFEKSQAAVDRLTPEQRRITQDSGTERPFTGEHNDNKEPGIYVDIVSGEPLFASTDKFDSGTGWPSFTKPIVPANVNEVRDSAHGMVRTEVRSVHADSHLGHVFPDGPSDRGGLRYCINSASLRFIPRDEMESEGYGEYLDQVEEA; encoded by the coding sequence ATGAAGTTTGAGAAGTCACAGGCAGCAGTTGACCGCCTGACCCCCGAGCAACGCCGGATTACCCAGGATTCGGGGACCGAAAGGCCCTTCACGGGTGAGCACAACGACAACAAGGAGCCTGGCATCTACGTCGACATAGTGTCGGGAGAGCCGCTGTTCGCTTCAACGGACAAGTTCGATTCGGGTACTGGCTGGCCCAGCTTCACCAAGCCGATCGTTCCGGCAAACGTGAACGAGGTGCGGGACAGTGCACACGGCATGGTCCGGACGGAGGTCAGGTCGGTACACGCCGACAGCCATCTGGGCCACGTTTTCCCGGACGGTCCTTCCGACCGCGGCGGTCTGCGCTACTGCATCAACTCTGCGTCCCTTCGCTTCATCCCGCGCGACGAGATGGAGTCCGAGGGATACGGTGAATATCTCGATCAAGTAGAGGAGGCTTAA
- the msrA gene encoding peptide-methionine (S)-S-oxide reductase MsrA, translated as MHQRAVLAGGCFWGMQDLIRKRPGIISTRVGYTGGDIPNATYRNHGTHAEGIEIVFDPTVTSYRHILEFFFQIHDPTTLNRQGNDRGLSYRSGIYYVDEEQKRVAEDTIADVDASGLWDGKVVTEVQPVGEFWEAEPDHQDYLEKRPGGYTCHFVRPDWVLPKRHEAGDVSPAAGAAAE; from the coding sequence ATGCATCAGCGCGCTGTTCTCGCAGGAGGATGTTTCTGGGGCATGCAGGATCTGATCCGCAAGCGGCCCGGCATCATCTCGACCCGTGTGGGTTACACGGGCGGCGATATTCCGAACGCCACGTATCGTAATCACGGCACGCATGCCGAGGGGATCGAGATTGTCTTCGACCCGACAGTGACGAGCTACCGGCACATCCTGGAATTCTTCTTCCAGATCCACGATCCGACGACGCTGAACCGCCAGGGCAATGATCGTGGGCTCTCCTACCGGTCGGGCATCTATTATGTCGACGAGGAGCAGAAGCGCGTCGCCGAGGATACGATCGCCGATGTGGATGCCTCGGGGCTGTGGGATGGCAAAGTGGTGACCGAGGTCCAGCCGGTCGGCGAGTTCTGGGAGGCCGAGCCCGATCACCAGGATTATCTGGAGAAGCGGCCGGGCGGCTACACCTGCCACTTCGTCCGTCCCGACTGGGTTCTTCCAAAGCGGCATGAGGCCGGCGATGTGAGCCCTGCGGCCGGGGCTGCAGCGGAATAG
- a CDS encoding glutathione S-transferase N-terminal domain-containing protein — MTDLSSFPITQRWPASYPDRLQLYAAPTPNGVKVSMMLEETGLPYEPHFVDISNNESKDPAFVSLNPNGRIPAIIDPAGPDGQPIGIWETGAILIYLADKTGQLISTTPAQRYETLAWVFFQVSGVGPTFGQLGFFLRFAGKDYEDKRPRQRFVDESRRLLGVLDHRLEGREWIVDDYSIADIATFGWVNALVEFYAAGDILGLSSYSNVQAWLERGLARPAVQRGLRIPARPA, encoded by the coding sequence ATGACAGACCTCTCCTCCTTTCCCATCACGCAGCGCTGGCCAGCATCTTATCCGGATCGCTTGCAACTATACGCGGCCCCCACGCCCAACGGCGTCAAGGTCTCGATGATGCTGGAGGAGACTGGCCTGCCGTATGAGCCCCACTTCGTCGACATCTCGAACAACGAGTCGAAGGATCCAGCGTTCGTGTCGTTGAATCCCAACGGCCGCATACCCGCGATCATCGATCCGGCTGGCCCTGACGGCCAGCCCATTGGCATATGGGAAACCGGTGCGATCCTCATCTATCTGGCCGACAAGACGGGGCAGCTCATCTCAACAACACCCGCCCAGCGGTACGAGACTCTGGCCTGGGTGTTCTTTCAGGTGTCGGGCGTTGGGCCGACCTTCGGACAGCTAGGCTTTTTCCTGCGATTTGCCGGCAAGGACTATGAGGACAAGCGACCTCGGCAGCGCTTTGTTGATGAATCCAGGCGTCTTCTCGGGGTCCTGGATCACCGGCTGGAGGGCCGCGAATGGATTGTCGATGATTACTCGATCGCGGACATTGCGACGTTTGGCTGGGTGAATGCGCTGGTCGAATTCTACGCAGCGGGCGACATCCTCGGCCTAAGCAGCTATTCGAACGTGCAGGCATGGCTCGAACGCGGGCTGGCGCGACCGGCTGTACAGCGTGGCCTGCGAATTCCTGCGAGGCCTGCATGA
- a CDS encoding magnesium and cobalt transport protein CorA — protein sequence MTIIAAYYYNEGKRVREIRLDEHVELNENRSGFCWIALSEPTADELSAIQTTYNLHPLAIDNAMHPLCPPKLEVYNDELYVVAQTAELVGDRISYGKMAIFTGHNHLITVRHGNAGALGKLREQLEASPTQFGKGVDYVLHAILHRVVDQYLPIFEMIEDDVLAMERRSLHDFLGPEEVARIFELRSELTRFQRTLGAMAELVRKLVRGHFPCISAEMTPYFHDVADHVHRVQSMVDGLLLVLSTVFEASSLLEAQRIGVVTRQLAAWAALLAVPTAIAGIYGMNFKHMPELDTPYGYFVVLGVIAVFCLLLFMRFKKAKWL from the coding sequence ATGACCATTATCGCCGCATATTATTACAACGAAGGTAAGCGAGTCCGTGAAATCAGGCTCGATGAGCACGTCGAACTAAACGAGAATCGCTCGGGCTTCTGCTGGATCGCGCTTAGCGAGCCCACCGCAGACGAACTCAGCGCGATCCAGACGACGTATAACCTCCATCCTTTGGCGATCGACAACGCCATGCACCCGCTGTGCCCGCCCAAGCTCGAGGTCTACAACGATGAGTTGTACGTCGTCGCCCAGACCGCCGAGCTGGTCGGCGACCGGATCAGCTACGGCAAGATGGCGATCTTCACCGGTCACAATCACCTTATCACCGTGCGGCACGGCAATGCCGGAGCGCTGGGCAAACTTCGGGAGCAACTCGAGGCATCGCCGACGCAGTTCGGCAAGGGTGTCGACTATGTGCTGCACGCGATCTTGCACCGAGTGGTCGACCAGTATCTGCCCATCTTCGAAATGATCGAGGACGACGTCCTGGCGATGGAGCGACGGTCGCTGCACGATTTCCTCGGGCCAGAAGAGGTGGCGCGAATCTTCGAACTAAGGTCCGAACTCACGCGGTTCCAGCGCACGCTCGGGGCTATGGCCGAGCTGGTGCGAAAGCTCGTTCGCGGCCACTTTCCCTGCATCAGCGCCGAAATGACACCATATTTCCACGACGTCGCGGACCATGTCCACCGCGTGCAGTCCATGGTCGACGGCCTCCTGCTTGTCCTGTCCACGGTCTTCGAGGCCAGCAGCCTTCTGGAAGCGCAAAGGATCGGTGTGGTCACTCGCCAGCTCGCGGCCTGGGCGGCGCTCTTGGCGGTCCCGACGGCGATCGCCGGAATATATGGCATGAACTTCAAGCACATGCCGGAACTGGACACGCCATATGGCTACTTCGTCGTGCTCGGAGTGATAGCGGTGTTCTGCCTTCTCCTATTCATGCGCTTCAAGAAGGCCAAGTGGCTATGA
- a CDS encoding RidA family protein produces MTTPSFFITPGYGTRLHDALHYSQAMRIGDRVEISGQGGWNDDLVIPESIEEEIEQAFKNVERTLATAGARWPHVVHVNSYHVGGFPPVINETMAKLYRHYMPDRAPIWTQLGIEALGLPTMRIEIRVTAIIA; encoded by the coding sequence ATGACAACACCTTCATTCTTCATCACCCCCGGATACGGGACGCGCCTGCATGACGCGCTTCATTATTCTCAGGCAATGCGCATTGGTGACCGCGTGGAGATCTCCGGACAGGGCGGATGGAACGACGATCTCGTCATTCCGGAGTCGATTGAGGAAGAGATCGAGCAGGCGTTCAAGAACGTGGAACGGACGCTCGCGACCGCCGGAGCACGCTGGCCGCATGTGGTCCACGTCAATTCCTATCACGTCGGTGGATTCCCTCCCGTGATCAACGAAACAATGGCCAAGCTGTATCGCCACTACATGCCCGACCGCGCTCCAATCTGGACGCAGTTGGGAATCGAAGCGCTGGGGCTTCCAACCATGCGTATCGAAATTCGCGTAACAGCTATCATCGCCTGA
- a CDS encoding MFS transporter: MDTMRSAGKRGLVLAPVAALLLSVAALLLGNGLLSTLLIVRAGHKGFSTGAISAMMSFYFAGFTIGALVLPPIIVSVGHVRTFAGFAAIASMTALLHVAFVEPIAWMPLRLITGFAYAGMILATESWLNAHALPSTRGQLLSIFGVVSMGSWAIGQALLNIAPPADVTLFLIVSLLISAAVVPITLLPSHPPAQVEQEWVAFRDLVLVSPLAAAGAFLAGLAIGGFWGMGANFAQSIGLDVGGISAFMAAVLGGTLAFHWPLGWLSDRVPRNLVIAGAALASAASAIGVALAVEAPLPLLLAAGALFGGFGIPIYSLCLAVANDDLPAGRLLGTARGLLLLNGIGTAAGPLIGAAAMNIVGPGGLFLYAAALLTLLAVLAIARRQPRRANQAKAAPRSPSTPMITGSLDTMICMEKRAQGVRD; encoded by the coding sequence ATGGATACCATGAGGTCGGCGGGCAAGCGCGGCCTCGTTCTCGCGCCGGTGGCGGCGCTGCTGCTGAGCGTCGCCGCTCTGCTGCTGGGCAATGGCCTGCTGAGCACGCTCCTGATCGTGAGAGCCGGCCATAAGGGGTTCTCGACCGGCGCGATCAGCGCGATGATGTCCTTCTATTTCGCGGGTTTCACGATCGGCGCGCTCGTGTTGCCACCGATCATCGTCTCCGTGGGACATGTCAGAACCTTCGCCGGCTTCGCGGCCATTGCCTCGATGACCGCCCTTCTCCATGTGGCGTTCGTGGAGCCGATCGCCTGGATGCCGCTTCGCCTGATTACCGGCTTCGCCTACGCGGGCATGATCCTCGCAACGGAGAGTTGGCTCAACGCCCACGCATTGCCATCCACACGCGGGCAGCTCCTGTCGATATTCGGAGTTGTCTCTATGGGCTCATGGGCAATCGGGCAGGCGTTACTCAACATCGCACCGCCCGCCGACGTGACATTGTTCCTCATCGTGTCGCTGCTGATATCAGCGGCGGTGGTTCCGATCACCTTGCTGCCCAGTCATCCGCCGGCCCAGGTGGAACAGGAATGGGTCGCGTTCAGGGACCTCGTCCTCGTATCACCTCTCGCTGCGGCTGGCGCTTTCCTGGCCGGCCTGGCTATCGGTGGTTTCTGGGGCATGGGCGCGAACTTCGCCCAGAGCATCGGCCTCGATGTGGGCGGTATCTCCGCCTTCATGGCTGCGGTTCTTGGTGGAACGCTCGCCTTCCATTGGCCACTCGGTTGGCTTTCGGATCGAGTGCCCCGGAATCTTGTCATCGCCGGTGCGGCGCTGGCGTCCGCAGCGTCTGCCATCGGCGTAGCGTTGGCGGTGGAAGCGCCTCTGCCGCTGCTCCTTGCGGCAGGTGCGCTGTTCGGCGGCTTTGGCATCCCGATTTATTCGTTGTGTCTCGCCGTCGCAAACGACGATCTTCCGGCCGGTCGGCTACTCGGCACCGCGCGCGGGCTTCTGTTGCTCAACGGGATCGGGACAGCCGCTGGCCCCCTAATAGGAGCAGCTGCAATGAATATCGTCGGCCCTGGCGGCCTGTTCCTTTATGCGGCGGCGTTGCTCACGCTCCTGGCAGTGCTGGCCATCGCCCGCAGGCAGCCGAGGCGCGCCAACCAGGCCAAGGCGGCCCCCCGTTCTCCGAGCACGCCGATGATAACCGGATCTCTCGATACGATGATATGCATGGAGAAGCGGGCGCAGGGCGTGCGGGATTAG
- a CDS encoding DM13 domain-containing protein: MRRWVILIATHLAMLAMGFAGGVYTLPILTAPQAPDAAALRTISAETLYAGRLARDLKGSDLLHWGEGEIRVSRDRIAHIGRLAPGPDYKLYLAPRFVDTKEAFLLIKDRSVRVGDVKTFNGFIVEVPAGIDVRDYNTVVIWCEAFDQFISAAEYQPSSQARERARRWIP, translated from the coding sequence ATGCGGCGCTGGGTCATCCTGATTGCCACCCATCTCGCGATGCTCGCCATGGGCTTCGCGGGCGGTGTCTACACGCTGCCGATCCTGACCGCCCCCCAGGCCCCGGACGCGGCGGCCTTGCGGACCATCTCAGCCGAGACGCTCTACGCAGGGCGTCTGGCCCGCGATCTCAAAGGCAGCGACCTGCTTCACTGGGGGGAAGGCGAGATCCGGGTCTCGCGCGACCGTATCGCCCATATCGGGCGCCTCGCCCCTGGTCCCGACTACAAGCTCTACCTCGCACCACGTTTCGTCGACACGAAGGAGGCCTTTCTCCTAATCAAGGACAGATCAGTCCGCGTGGGCGATGTGAAGACGTTCAACGGCTTCATCGTCGAGGTGCCTGCCGGCATCGATGTCCGTGACTACAACACGGTCGTCATCTGGTGCGAAGCATTCGACCAGTTCATCAGTGCGGCAGAGTATCAACCCTCAAGTCAGGCCCGAGAACGAGCCCGGCGATGGATACCATGA
- a CDS encoding TlpA family protein disulfide reductase, whose protein sequence is MSVDERQAPELRVQRWIGADGESIAPLKLSDLGTGPKVLFAFQHWCRGCHLHGFPTLQRLHGALSAKGVGFAVIQTVFEGADENTFEKLRVNQLKYALPVAFGQDEPPAGATLPTFMEDYRTRGTPWFSVMDAGGRIVFSDFHLDADQLVKGLELV, encoded by the coding sequence ATGAGCGTCGACGAACGACAAGCCCCCGAGCTGCGGGTGCAGAGATGGATTGGCGCGGATGGAGAAAGCATCGCGCCGCTCAAGCTGTCGGATCTCGGCACCGGCCCGAAAGTCCTCTTCGCCTTCCAGCACTGGTGCCGTGGCTGCCATTTGCATGGATTTCCGACGCTACAAAGGTTGCATGGTGCATTGAGCGCCAAGGGCGTGGGCTTCGCGGTGATCCAGACCGTCTTCGAAGGAGCGGATGAGAACACCTTCGAGAAGCTGCGCGTGAACCAGCTCAAGTATGCGCTTCCTGTCGCGTTCGGTCAGGACGAGCCACCTGCCGGCGCGACGCTTCCCACCTTCATGGAGGACTACCGCACGCGGGGAACGCCCTGGTTCTCCGTGATGGACGCTGGCGGCCGCATCGTATTCTCGGACTTCCATCTCGACGCCGATCAGCTCGTGAAGGGACTGGAGCTGGTGTAA